The DNA sequence ATTTTCAGAAGGTGCATATATTACATGGGGCATCGGCCACCTTGTCGAATTGAAGGAACCGAAAGAGTACGATCCTAAATGGGCCAAATGGTCGCTTGCAAGTTTGCCCATTTTGCCGGAACGCTATGAGTTTCAGGTCGCAAAAGGAAAAACCAAGCAGTTCGCCATTGTAAAAAAGCTGATTAAAGGCACCGACACTGTCATTAACGCCTGTGACGTGGACATATCTCTATAAAGTAATATGTACACAATAAACAATTTTATCCTTATTAAGATACTACATAGATATCGCACTAAATAATAATTTGCACGTAAATAAAAAATGCACATAATCAGATTTAACATCTGGGTTTATGTGCATTTTCAAGTTTCTTTCATCTTATTCATTTTTCAAATTATTGATTGACTGCTGAAACCCCTTTTTGTGTTTCACTTGAATATGAGGTTTAATTATAATACAATAGTATTGTTTGGAAATAAAAGGTGATGTTAATACTTTTAATAAATCCATTATAGAAGGAGATAATTATGATAAAGAGTAGAAGCCTAAACAGACTTTTAACAGTCATTTCAATAGTAGGCTTGTCATTAAGTATTGTAGGATGTTCAGCTAAAGATGATAAAAAAGATGAAAAGCCTGAAACTAAAACAGAGGCGAGTAATTTTAAACCAGTAGAGTTTACTTATTCAGATGGAGCAAAGGATTATAATGTAAAAGTTGAAACACCAAGAGAAAGAGCCGTAACGTTATCACAATTTATGACTGAAATGTTACTTGCATTAGACTTAGAAGATAAAATGATCGGAACAGCTCTTTTAGATAACCCAATACTCCCTGAGTTTGAAGACGCTTATAATAAAATACCTGAACTTAAAATTGGTGAAGGACATTCGGTAGCGAAAGAAGGATTTATGGCTTTGGGTGCCGATTTTGTAAGCGGCTGGGATTCATCTATCAGTGAACAAACAACAGGATCTCCAGATGAACTTATGGAAAAAGGTACAACTCCATTTATGGCGAAATCATACGATCCAGATGCTACGGTTGAAACTGTATATGAAGATTTCGAGCTGTTAGGAAAGATATTCGGGGTTGAAGGTAAAGCAACTGAAGTAATCAATACAATGAAAAGTGATATAAAATCAGTTACTGACAAATTAGGCGATATAAAAGAAGAAGAAAGAATCAAAATGATGGTATATGATTCAGGCGAAAATGATGCGATGGTAGTTGGGTCTGGTTTAGCTAATAACCTAATCACTTTAGCAGGTGGCAATAATATATTTGGAAAAGCTGCAACGAAGCCTTATATAAATGCATCTTGGGAAAGTATAGTAGCAGAAAATCCTGAAGTTATATTAATAACAGATTTCATGGCAGGACAACCAGTACAAGAAAAGATAGACTTTTTAAAATCGCATCCAGCACTTAAAGATGTTTCAGCGATAAAAAATGATAAACTTTACGTTGTAGAATTAGCCGATTTATCTCCAGGTATCAGAAATCCAAAGATTATAGAGCAAATGTATGGATACTTTTTTGGAGAGAGTAAGTAATGGGGATATCAGTACAAGAACAAAGAAGCCTTTCTAAAAAGAAAGGTTTCTTATTTTGGGTTATAGCTTTAACTGTAATTTTGGCAGGAACCATAATTGGAGCTATAGCAATCGGTAGTACTTATATGGAACCTGGAGAAGTTTATAAAGTATTACTCAATAAATTAACTAATGGAGCTTTATTTGAAAATGCTGGCACGGTGATGACACAGAATATAATATGGGAAATACGATTACCCAGGGTATTATTAGGGGCATTATGTGGAGCTGGACTCGCCCTTTGTGGCGTACTTATGCAATCTATAACTAAAAATCCAATCGCAGAACCATATATACTTGGTATATCCTCAGGGGCATCTTCTGGAGCTGTGGCTGTCATCGTTCTAGGTGGAGTATCATCGATAGGTATTAATAGTATAAGTGCGGGTGCATTTGTTGGGGCAATGGTGTCAGGAATACTAGTATTTGTTATAGGTACTCAAATGGGGAAAACGACTTCTACTACAAGGCTAGTTCTTACAGGAATGGCTATATCAACAATATTTTCAGCACTTACAAACTTACTAATCTATTCGGCCGATAATTCAAACCAAGCTAAAAATGCGTTATTTTGGACTGTTGGTAGTTTAGGGGGAGCTAAGTGGAGTGTATTATTATTTCCATTTATAACACTAGTTATAGTTATGATAGTTGCATTTGTAATGTCAAAGTCATTAGATATATTACTTTTAGGTGATGATAGCGCCATTATACTTGGTATAAATGTGAAAATGATAAAATCTATAATATTAATATTAGCTACTTTACTTACCGCATCATTAGTTGCAATAACAGGTGCTATAGGATTTATAGGCCTTATTGTTCCTCATATATGCAGAACGCTAGCAGGAAGTGATCATAAAAAATTAATCGTTCTTTCTGCGTTAGTCGGAGCAATATTTTTAATAATATCAGATGTATTAGCAAGAGGACTTTTCCCACCAATAGAGATACCTATAGGTATTATCACTTCATTAGTTGGAGGACCATTTTTCTTATACTTAATTTCTAAAAAAAATTATGCTTTCGGAGGAAAAGAATAATGAAGAAGCTGCAGGTTAAAAATTTAAGGTTCAGTATAGATAAAAAGGAAATATTAAAAGGTATAACTTTTGATGTTCCGACAGGCAGTTTTGTAGGCGTTATCGGTCCAAATGGTTCAGGGAAATCAACTTTATTAAAAAACATATACAGATTATATAAACCCACTAGCGGCGAGGTGTTTTTAGATAATAAATTGTTATCTAAAATGAAAAATAAAGATTGTGCAAAAGAGATCGCCGTACTTGCGCAGGAAAGCGATTCTCAGTTTGACTTTACTGTAGAGCAGATTGTTAAAATGGGAAGATATCCATATAAATCAGCATTTGAAGATTACTCAAAAGAAGATTTGAAATTGGTTTCAGAAATGTTGAAAAAAGTAGGCCTAGATAATTATAGTGATCGGAGCTTTTCAAATTTATCAGGTGGAGAAAAACAAAGAACATTAATTGCAAGGGCCTTAGTTCAAGATACAGATTTTTTAATATTAGATGAGCCGACGAATCACCTAGATATTGGGTATCAAATTCAACTTATGGATTTAGTTAAAAGTCTTAATATTACTACGTTATCTGCGATACACGATATGAATATTGCTTCAATGTACTGTGATTATTTACTAGTCATGAAAGAAGGACAAATCATAAACTTTGGGACTGTTGAAGAAGTAATCTCTTCACAAATGTTAAAAGAAATATTTGGTGTAAATGCTCATGTGGGTATTAATCCTATCAATAAAAAGTTGCTGGTTTCATTTATGCATACCCATGTACATATAGATGGAGTAGGGCATGATCATGTTCATGAGGATGGATTCACGGGCGGACATTATCATTAACATGTTTACTTGTAAAATTGATTTTTTCCGTAAAAAGAGGAACTTTTTCAATTTGGTAAATATCATGATATTTATGTTATGGATTTACTTAGAAAAGATTAGGAAAACATTTCAGCTTAATTGCAGAGTAAAAGAGCAGACTGCTTTGTAAACTGTACCCTATGTAAAGGACATTTAAAAAAGCTAGGCAGACTTAAGTAGATGATCCCTGTATTCAACGAGGACACTGAAAAAGTCCAAATGGATAACAAAAGCGATTGTGAGAACGGATTTCCGTTTCCACAATCGCTTTTTCTTTCATTTTTCTCATTATAGTATAATAAGAAAAACCTACTAGAGGTGGTGCGACCATGATTTCCAAACAAGAAACATTAAATTTAAGTCCATATATGGCATTGTATGAATTAATCATTCCGAAAGAAAATATGCTTCGGCAAATCAATGAACTCGTTGATTTTTCATTTATTTTAGACGAACTAAAATCAAAATATTGTTTGGATAATGGTCGAAATGCGATTCCACCAATTCGAATGTTTAAATATTTACTGTTAAAAGCGATTCATGACTTATCAGATACCGATCTTGTGGAGCGTTCAAAATACGATATGTCCTTCAAATATTTTTTAGATATGACACCTGAAGAGAATGTCATCGATTCAAGCTCTCTTACAAAATTCCGCCGTCTTCGCCTACAGGACATGAATTTATTAGACTTACTCATTGGCAAGACGGTTGAAATTGCGTTAGAGAAAGGTCTTATCACGAGTAAAACGATTATTGTCGATGCGACACATACAAAATCCCGTTATAATCAAAAATCACCGAAAGAATTTTTACAAGAAAAATCGAAAAATGTACGAAAAGCGGTCTATCAATTGGATGAAAATATGAAAGGGAAATTCCCAATAAAACCAACTTCTAATGAGGTAAGTGAAGAATTAAACTACTGCCGTCAGGTCGTTCAAGTGGTAGAAACACAATCAAAAGTAGCACAACTACCAGCTGTAAAAGAAAAGTTAAATGTATTGAAAGAAGTGATAGACGATTATAATGTACAACTGAGCTATTCAAGTGATCCGGACGCACGTGTTGGACATAAATCAGCGGATTCATCTTTCTTTGGATTCAAAACACATATTGCGATGAGTGATGAACGTATTATTACAGCTGCGATTGTGACAACGGGTGAAAAAAGTGATGGACATTACCTTAAAGAATTAGTAAAGAAAAGTAAAGAAACGGGTATGGAAGTTGGTACTGTCATTGGAGATACCGCTTATTCTGGGAAAGAAAATTTACAATATGCTCAAGCAGAAGAGTTTCAATTGGTTTCGAAATTAAACCCAAACATTACCGGAGAGACTTCACATCGAAAAGTAGTTTTTGAATTTAATAAAGATGCAGGCATGTATGTATGTATGTATGTATGTATGTATGTATGTATGTATGTCCAGCAGGTCACATGGCTATTCGAAAAGCACGAACTGGAAAGAAAAATCAAGCAGCTAATCAAGCAGAAACATACTCATTTGATATAGAAAAATGTAAGGTATGCCCGATGCGTGAAGGGTGCTATAAAGAAGGAGCAAAAAGTAAAACATACTCTATCAGAGTTAAATCTACGGAACATAAGGAGCAAATTCGTCTTCAAGAAACGGATGAATTCAAGACCCTTTCGAAAAAACGTTATAAAATTGAAGCAAAAAATAGCAAAATTAAAAACCCACATGGTTATAAAACAGCAAAATCAGTGGGTCTATTTGGTATGGAAATACAACGTGCAACAACGATATTTGCGGTGAATCTCAAACGGATATTAAAACTTCTAAACGAGTAAAAGTAAGAAATAGACAAGGAAAGAAGGAACATTCTGTTCAAAATCGAACGGAATGTGCCTTCTTTTTGTCTGAAAAACCAAGAGTCATAAAAAACGTAAGTTTTTCAGTGTCCTCGTATTCAACAGGGGTCATCTTTTTTAAATCCCATTGATATCTATAGTGATTGTAGTAGGTCATGTAGTTCTTGATTTCCTTCTTTAACTCTTCTAAAGTATCACATGGCCTTATAGATGCCTCGTCCTTAAAATGTCCAAAGAATGAACTCCTGGGGAGCGTTGTCCCAACAGTTACCTCTTCTTGACATGGACTGGCCTAATTTATATTTCTTCACTAGCTTTTGGTAAATCGGACTAGTGTAATGTCCTCCTTAATCAGAGTGAATAAAGGCTCCTTCAGCCAACTTTACTTTCCGATTTTTCTTTAGCTTATTTAATGTATTGAGGGCTATATCGAGTGTGATTTGATCTGATACCTTGTATGCCAAAATTTCATTAGTGGAGGCATCTTTAATTGATGATAAACATGCCTTTTTCAGATTGATTCATAAAAAGTTACTTAAATTCATCGATATATGTCATCCCTTTTACACTAATCGACTTAACATAAGGATTTTTAGATAATAGGCTAATCCCTTTCTCTGTGAAAGTCTTTTTACTCATCTCAAACTCTCCTGTCCCATTCATCTTCAATTAATTTCACACAAAAAGACCCTATAGAGTAGACTCATTTTTAAGTGTCTACTCTATAAGGTGCAGTTTATTAACTGGGCTGCTCTTTTATTATTTACCTATGATTCCGTCACCATAGATAAAGATTAGTCATCTCCTCCCCCGTTTATGCGATAATACAACTACAAGAACTAACGTTTCATCGCAAAAAGAAAAGAGGTGCTATCATGAAACCGGTCATCCTAGCCGAAAAGCCAAGTCAAGCGAAGGCATACGCAGACGCTTTTTCTGTGCGGCGACATGAAGGTTATTTGGAATTATTACCTTCTCCTATATTTTCAGAAGGTGCATATATTACATGGGGCATCGGCCACCTTGTCGAATTGAAGGAACCGAAAGAGTACGATCCTAAATGGGCCAAATGGTCGCTTGCAAGTTTGCCCATTTTGCCGGAACGCTATGAGTTTCAGGTCGCAAAAGGAAAAACCAAGCAGTTCGCCATTGTAAAAAAGCTGATTAAAGGCACCGACACTGTCATTAACGCCTGTGACGTGGACCGCGAAGGATCGAATATCTTCTATAGCATTTATTATCAAACAGGCGCAAAAAACCAGACGATAAAACGACTTTGGATCAACTCGCTCGAAGTTGACGAGGTACGTAAAGGATTCGCGAATCTACAAGATAATCGCAAAGACCTCCTTATGTATGAAGAAGCGAAATCCCGGCAAATCAGCGACTGGCTCGTTGGAATGAATGGCTCCCGCCTTTATTCGCTTTTATTGCAGGCACGTGGCATTCGGGAAGTATTTTCAATTGGGCGTGTGCAATCCCCGACTGTTTACCTTATTTATCAGCGGCAAAAGGAAATTGAGGCATTCGTTTCTGAACCATTTTATGAAATCGAAGCGACGTTTATTGCTGCAAACGGGACATATAAAGGGAAGGCCAAAGCGAAGGATTCGAAGAGGGAAATTATCCGGGATCTTCTCGCAAAACATGACATTCATCCAAAATCACCTGGTGTCGTTACATCTGTAGAAACAGTTGATAAACGGACGCCGCCACCGCAGCTACATGCACTGTCTACGCTGCAAGCAACGGCAAATCGCTTATGGAAAACAAGTCCCGCGAATGTATTGAAGACCATGCAGGGACTCTATGAAAAGAAACTCGTGACTTATCCAAGGACGGATTCTCGGTATATAACGCCAAGTGAATTCACCTATCTAGCCGGACAAGTAACTGAATATCAGCAGCTTATTGGTCATACTTTCCCTGTCGCATCAATCGCTCCGAAAAAGCGCTATGTCGACAGTTCCAAAGTACAGGAACATTACGCAATCATTCCGACGAAGAAAATTCCGTCACAAGGCGTACTTGCAGGACTATCGACCATCGAACGGAACTTATATGAAGAAGTTGTCCGCACCACACTCGCTATGTTCCATACTGATTACCTGTACACTGAAACGAAAGTGACGACCGATGTCAATAGGCTCCCCTTCTTCACAATAGGGAAGACGGAACGTGACAAAGGATGGAAAGCGTTGTTCATCCGTTCAACGAAGGACAATGAAAAAGAAAAGGACGAGCCAACACTACCCCCACTCGCTATGCATGAACCGGTTGAAAGTGATATCGCCATTAAAGAAGGCAAAACAATGCCGCCAAAACCGTATACAGAAGGCCAGCTAATTGCGATGATGAAAACATGCGGGAAACTCGTCGAAGATAAAAAAGAGACCGATATTTTGAAAGAAATTGAAGGACTCGGAACAGAGGCTACCCGAAGTGGAATCATTGAAACAATCAAACGGCACGGCTACATCGATGTAACAAAAAACATCGTTTCCATTACGGATAAAGGGCGCATTCTCTGTCAGGCAATCGAAGGAAATCTTCTCGCAAGCCCGTCCATGACAGCTAAATGGGAAGCGTATTTGCGGAAAATCGGGAATGGCGAAGGAACACAGGAACGTTTTCTCGGAAGCATTGCGAAGTTCATCTATAGCTTATTGGAAGAAGTACCGGGTCAGCTGAAATCGCAGAAGATCGACATCAAACTGACCTCTACTGCCCCATCATCATCTGCGTCCGCTCACAATGGCATCGTACCATGCCCTGCTTGTAAACAGGGTACAATCGTTGCGAGAAAAGAATTTTACGGTTGCAGCGCCTACGCAAGCGGCTGCAAGCAGACTTTTCCCGCTGTCTTTTTGAAAAAAAAGCTTACGCCCGCTCAAGTGAAACTTCTCTGTACGAAAGGCAAAACGAATGTTATAAAAGGTTTCGTCTCCAATTCTGACAAGAAATTTGATGCGAGCTTAACGCTTGTAAACGGGAAAATAACGATTGAGTTCTAAGAGAAAATATCTTCAAAAGATATTCAACCCAAAATCTAATGGGTTGGATATCTTTTTTTATCGGTTCAATTAGGTTAACTATATAAAATTATAAGTTGACACAAATGCTAGATTGCGCTTAAGATAATCGATATGAACTAATTAACCTATGTTTGGAGATGTATTATGAAAATTAGAGAAATGACATATGTCGCTTTATTTGCCGCAATTATGGGAGCATTAGGTTTACTTCCTCCTATCTTTCTGACATTTACACCTGTTCCGATTACGCTCCAAACAATCGGGGTGTTGCTTGCTGGAGGTATTCTAGGTGCACGATTGGGAGCAATCAGTCAAATTGTTTTCTTATTGCTCGTTGCTGCAGGGCTTCCCCTCTTGTCTGGTGGACGAGGTGGCCTCAGTGTATTTGTCGGACCAAGTGCAGGTTATTTACTATCCTATCCTATAACAGCATTTTGCTTAGGTACAATTCAATCCCGCTTCAAAGAAGTTAAGATAGCTACTATTTTACCTATCAATTTGACTGTCGGTATTTTCCTGATTTATTTGTTTGGAATACCCGTACAAGCTTTCGTTATGAATATTGATCTGTTGCTTGCAGTCAAGATGAGTCTTGTCTACTTGCCTGGCGATATTATCAAAGCGACTCTAGCAACGTTTCTAATCGTAAAAATAAAGAAGTATCCCATTTTTAACAGAAAATTACTTTTCAATTAAGATAAGAAATTTTAATTTTTTTTAATCAGGTTGCTGTCCGGGCTAGACGGCGCCTCGCGCTTTTCTTTCAAAAAGGAGAATTCATGTGCCAACAATTACAAGTTCCTATCAACAGCAAGTCATCAGCAATCCTGACAAAATTGCTATTCAAACAGCTTCAGAGGCGATTACATACCGCGATTGGTATACAGTCGTTTGCAAAACAGCAAATTGGTTACATTTAATGACTGCTCCCCGCGACGCCATCGGCATTTTCATGCCGAACAGTATTGCTTTTCTTCAACTTTTCACAGGCGCCGCCATGGCTGGTCGTATTGCCGCCACATTTGACGCTAAATGGAAGCCAGCAGAGCTTGAACAGCGTTTAGCAATCTCTTCCCCATCAGTCGTTATTACAACCGCCGAATTGGTTGAGCGCATAAGAAGCAAGGAGTCCACTATCATTATTTGGGAAGATGCTTTGGTGCAAATCCTCCAATGTGATTCTTCATGGTGTGAAAATGTCGAAGGGGAAATGCCATTTTACATGGGCTTCACCTCTGGAACAACTGGTGTCCCGAAAGCCTTTATCCGTTCACATGATTCATGGATTGCTAGTTTCAAATGCAGCCGACACGATTTTCATATTAACGAAACAGATCACGTTTTGATCCCGGGTGCACTCATCCATTCCCATTTTCTTTACGGGGCAATCAGCGTATTGTATTTAGGTGGAACAATTTATCTGCTAGATAAATTTTCGCCTAAACTTTCACTGAACTTCATCGAAAACTACCCGATAACAATGCTTTATGTCGTACCTACAATGGTAGAGGCGATGCTATTAGAAGACATTATCATCGATAAACCCATACAAATCATATCTTCTGGAGCGAAATGGGAAGTAGATTCAAAACAAAAAATCCAGGAGCAGTTCCTTCATATAAAGATGTTCGAGTTTTACGGAGCGAGTGAACTAAGTTTTGTATCTTTTTTATGTAATGACTCCGATAAGGACAAACTTGGTTCAGTAGGAAAACCATTTCATAACGTTGAAATTCAAATCAGACATACACATCTCCATGAAACATCAGTGCGAGAAGTTGGAACGATTTTTGTCAGGAGCCCAATGCTTTTTGACGGCTATATTCATCCCGAATCACGTTCCATTCATTCAATAAAAGATGACAAAGGTTGGATAACTGTGGACGATATGGGCTACTTGGATGAAGACGGTTACTTATACATCGTCGGGCGGGAGAAAAACATGATCTTATACGGTGGAGTGAATGTATTTCCTGAAGAAATCGAAACAGTCCTGCTGAAACATCCGGACGTGGAAGTAGCAGCTGTCGTTGGCATGACTGATCCATACTGGGGACAAATACCGGTTGCCGTCATAAAAGGACACGCATCCAAGAAGGCATTAAAAAAGCTTTGTATGGAAAATCTGTCCTCTCATAAAATTCCCCGTAAATGGTTTTTCGTCGAAGAGATTCCCCATACAACTAGCGGTAAGATTGCCCGCATGCTTGTTGAGCAATTAATCGAAACCGAGGTGATTAAAAATTAACAGAGCGGTTATCGTAAAAGCGAAACGGACACCTATTGGAAAAAAAAACGGGGTATTCCAAGATATCGAACCTCATATTCTTGCGGCTCCTCTTCTCCGAGAATTGTCGACGCAGATTACACATGAATTAGACGAAATCATCTTCGGAAACGTTATAGGACCTGGAGGGAATATTGCACGTTTGTCTGCGTTGGAATCAGGGCTTCCTTTATCAATAGCTGGTATGACGATTGATAGACAGTGCAGCGCGGGCCTAGAAGCCATTCGGACGGCGTGCCATTTCATACAAGGTAAAGCAGGTAACTGTTACATTGCGGGCGGTGTGGAAAGCGCTAGCACTTCCCCATTTCTGAAGAGGGCTCGATTTTCTCCTGACCGTTTAGGCGATCCTGATATGGGTGTGGCTGCAGAAAATGTCGCACAAAAATATAAAATTACTAAAGAGATGCAAGATGATTATGCACTCCTAAGCTATACGCGTAGCTGGCATGCTTTTCAGGAGGGTTTATATGTACCCGAAATTATTAAATTTGAAGAAATGAATATAGATGAAAGCTTCTATAAAGAACGCAATATGGAAAAACTGCTGAAACGCGCAAAACCTATTTTCATAAAAGATGCCGGTACAGTTACTGCTGCAAATAGTTGTGGCATTAATGACGGGGCTGCTGCAGTATTGGTCATGGAAGAAGGGCTAGCGAAAGAACTACACATGAAACCCATTCTACGTTTCGTCGACAGTGAAGTGAGTGGTATACACCCTAATTTTCCTGGTATTTCTCCAGTTCCTGCAATCCAAAAGTTATTGAATCGGAGTGGTCTGTCGATTGAGGATATCGACTTATTTGAAATAAACGAAGCCTTCGCTTCAAAAATTGTTGCATGCGCGCAGGAATTATCGATTCCGTACGAAAAACTAAATGTTTCCGGTGGTGCTTTGACAATGGGACATCCTTATGGAGCTTCCGGTGCAATTCTGGTCACCCGGCTATTTTATGAAGTGCAAAGAAGAAAAGGGATGAAATATGTGCTCGCTTCCATTGGAAGTGCCGGGGGCGTTGGTCTCGCTGTTTTATTTGAGATGATTCTATGAAAACAGAAAAACAGTCGTTCATTTTCCAGAAAGAACAAGTACAGGAATATGTACAAATGCTTGGAGACTCAAATCCCGCCTATGAAAGTGAAACAAAAGCGCAAAATCTTGGGTTTCAAACCATTCCTATCCCGCCCACAATGCCAATGACTCTTTATAACTCATTCGAAATACCATGGACGCTACAAGCACCGGTTATCCTTCGTAAACAACGGTGCATAAATCACACCAAAATGTACATTGATGAAGTATATACTGGTTTTATTTCATTATCAGTTGTCAAAGTAAAAAAAGGTCATACATTCAGCAAACAAACTCTTTTTTTATACAATGAAGAGGGATATCTGTGTTTTAGCGGGATCTCCCAAATTGTTTCAGGTGAATTAGTATGAATGAAATCCAGTTGATTTTAACCCAGCAAGAAATTGAAAACTATGCCGAGATTTCCGGAGATTATAACCCAATCCATCTAGATGAAGAACAAGCAATGAAGCATGGATTTTCAAGAAGAATTGCACATGGTATGCTGATAATGGGGAAAGCTTGGAGTAATGTTTCAAACTCTTTGTTAACACCTACTCATTTCCCAAAAGAATACGAACTTGATTTTTATTCCCCAATCCACGCCGAAGAAATTGTAACTCTACGTATCAAACTTGACGCAGATAAACTTCAAATTGAAGGAATATGCAATGGGAAGATCGTTATTAAAGGATCAATTATTGTAACCTAAATTATAATCACATACAAAAAACCACTTCCCGAAATTGACGGAAGTGATTTTTTTGATTTGACTAAATCGATTCATTTTTTCGAGCTTTGTTTTTCAGTTAAAAATGTAATAACGACAAACAATGCAAAGCTGATGAGTAAAATTGTTCCTCCAACGATGTAAAGAATAAGCGACAGTGTTTCATTCACCCCAAATGGTCTCATAAA is a window from the Sporosarcina sp. ANT_H38 genome containing:
- a CDS encoding AMP-binding protein; this encodes MPTITSSYQQQVISNPDKIAIQTASEAITYRDWYTVVCKTANWLHLMTAPRDAIGIFMPNSIAFLQLFTGAAMAGRIAATFDAKWKPAELEQRLAISSPSVVITTAELVERIRSKESTIIIWEDALVQILQCDSSWCENVEGEMPFYMGFTSGTTGVPKAFIRSHDSWIASFKCSRHDFHINETDHVLIPGALIHSHFLYGAISVLYLGGTIYLLDKFSPKLSLNFIENYPITMLYVVPTMVEAMLLEDIIIDKPIQIISSGAKWEVDSKQKIQEQFLHIKMFEFYGASELSFVSFLCNDSDKDKLGSVGKPFHNVEIQIRHTHLHETSVREVGTIFVRSPMLFDGYIHPESRSIHSIKDDKGWITVDDMGYLDEDGYLYIVGREKNMILYGGVNVFPEEIETVLLKHPDVEVAAVVGMTDPYWGQIPVAVIKGHASKKALKKLCMENLSSHKIPRKWFFVEEIPHTTSGKIARMLVEQLIETEVIKN
- a CDS encoding ABC transporter substrate-binding protein; the protein is MIKSRSLNRLLTVISIVGLSLSIVGCSAKDDKKDEKPETKTEASNFKPVEFTYSDGAKDYNVKVETPRERAVTLSQFMTEMLLALDLEDKMIGTALLDNPILPEFEDAYNKIPELKIGEGHSVAKEGFMALGADFVSGWDSSISEQTTGSPDELMEKGTTPFMAKSYDPDATVETVYEDFELLGKIFGVEGKATEVINTMKSDIKSVTDKLGDIKEEERIKMMVYDSGENDAMVVGSGLANNLITLAGGNNIFGKAATKPYINASWESIVAENPEVILITDFMAGQPVQEKIDFLKSHPALKDVSAIKNDKLYVVELADLSPGIRNPKIIEQMYGYFFGESK
- a CDS encoding biotin transporter BioY, producing MKIREMTYVALFAAIMGALGLLPPIFLTFTPVPITLQTIGVLLAGGILGARLGAISQIVFLLLVAAGLPLLSGGRGGLSVFVGPSAGYLLSYPITAFCLGTIQSRFKEVKIATILPINLTVGIFLIYLFGIPVQAFVMNIDLLLAVKMSLVYLPGDIIKATLATFLIVKIKKYPIFNRKLLFN
- the topB gene encoding type IA DNA topoisomerase, producing the protein MKPVILAEKPSQAKAYADAFSVRRHEGYLELLPSPIFSEGAYITWGIGHLVELKEPKEYDPKWAKWSLASLPILPERYEFQVAKGKTKQFAIVKKLIKGTDTVINACDVDREGSNIFYSIYYQTGAKNQTIKRLWINSLEVDEVRKGFANLQDNRKDLLMYEEAKSRQISDWLVGMNGSRLYSLLLQARGIREVFSIGRVQSPTVYLIYQRQKEIEAFVSEPFYEIEATFIAANGTYKGKAKAKDSKREIIRDLLAKHDIHPKSPGVVTSVETVDKRTPPPQLHALSTLQATANRLWKTSPANVLKTMQGLYEKKLVTYPRTDSRYITPSEFTYLAGQVTEYQQLIGHTFPVASIAPKKRYVDSSKVQEHYAIIPTKKIPSQGVLAGLSTIERNLYEEVVRTTLAMFHTDYLYTETKVTTDVNRLPFFTIGKTERDKGWKALFIRSTKDNEKEKDEPTLPPLAMHEPVESDIAIKEGKTMPPKPYTEGQLIAMMKTCGKLVEDKKETDILKEIEGLGTEATRSGIIETIKRHGYIDVTKNIVSITDKGRILCQAIEGNLLASPSMTAKWEAYLRKIGNGEGTQERFLGSIAKFIYSLLEEVPGQLKSQKIDIKLTSTAPSSSASAHNGIVPCPACKQGTIVARKEFYGCSAYASGCKQTFPAVFLKKKLTPAQVKLLCTKGKTNVIKGFVSNSDKKFDASLTLVNGKITIEF
- a CDS encoding ABC transporter ATP-binding protein, with product MKKLQVKNLRFSIDKKEILKGITFDVPTGSFVGVIGPNGSGKSTLLKNIYRLYKPTSGEVFLDNKLLSKMKNKDCAKEIAVLAQESDSQFDFTVEQIVKMGRYPYKSAFEDYSKEDLKLVSEMLKKVGLDNYSDRSFSNLSGGEKQRTLIARALVQDTDFLILDEPTNHLDIGYQIQLMDLVKSLNITTLSAIHDMNIASMYCDYLLVMKEGQIINFGTVEEVISSQMLKEIFGVNAHVGINPINKKLLVSFMHTHVHIDGVGHDHVHEDGFTGGHYH
- a CDS encoding acetyl-CoA C-acyltransferase, which codes for MNRAVIVKAKRTPIGKKNGVFQDIEPHILAAPLLRELSTQITHELDEIIFGNVIGPGGNIARLSALESGLPLSIAGMTIDRQCSAGLEAIRTACHFIQGKAGNCYIAGGVESASTSPFLKRARFSPDRLGDPDMGVAAENVAQKYKITKEMQDDYALLSYTRSWHAFQEGLYVPEIIKFEEMNIDESFYKERNMEKLLKRAKPIFIKDAGTVTAANSCGINDGAAAVLVMEEGLAKELHMKPILRFVDSEVSGIHPNFPGISPVPAIQKLLNRSGLSIEDIDLFEINEAFASKIVACAQELSIPYEKLNVSGGALTMGHPYGASGAILVTRLFYEVQRRKGMKYVLASIGSAGGVGLAVLFEMIL
- a CDS encoding iron ABC transporter permease gives rise to the protein MGISVQEQRSLSKKKGFLFWVIALTVILAGTIIGAIAIGSTYMEPGEVYKVLLNKLTNGALFENAGTVMTQNIIWEIRLPRVLLGALCGAGLALCGVLMQSITKNPIAEPYILGISSGASSGAVAVIVLGGVSSIGINSISAGAFVGAMVSGILVFVIGTQMGKTTSTTRLVLTGMAISTIFSALTNLLIYSADNSNQAKNALFWTVGSLGGAKWSVLLFPFITLVIVMIVAFVMSKSLDILLLGDDSAIILGINVKMIKSIILILATLLTASLVAITGAIGFIGLIVPHICRTLAGSDHKKLIVLSALVGAIFLIISDVLARGLFPPIEIPIGIITSLVGGPFFLYLISKKNYAFGGKE
- a CDS encoding toprim domain-containing protein; translated protein: MKPVILAEKPSQAKAYADAFSVRRHEGYLELLPSPIFSEGAYITWGIGHLVELKEPKEYDPKWAKWSLASLPILPERYEFQVAKGKTKQFAIVKKLIKGTDTVINACDVDISL